TGATGCCCGGATTGATCAATGCCCATTGCCATCTGGATTACACGAACCTGTGCGGATTGATCCCCCGGCCCAAATCGTTCCCGGATTGGATCAAGGCCCTGCTCGCGCTCAAGGCGGAGTGGTCTTATTCGGACTACGCGCAATCCTGGCTCCACGGCGCGAAAATGCTGCTCCGTCGCGGCGTCACCACGGTGGGCGACATTGAAGCCGTGCCGGAGCTGCTCCCCGAAGT
This genomic window from Verrucomicrobiota bacterium contains:
- a CDS encoding amidohydrolase family protein produces the protein MILRARTILPISRPPVDNGAVRVTANRIAAAGPWKELFVASHESVLDLGDVALMPGLINAHCHLDYTNLCGLIPRPKSFPDWIKALLALKAEWSYSDYAQSWLHGAKMLLRRGVTTVGDIEAVPELLPEV